From the genome of Anopheles moucheti chromosome 3, idAnoMoucSN_F20_07, whole genome shotgun sequence, one region includes:
- the LOC128305367 gene encoding lanC-like protein 3 homolog encodes MGTRYFANPFPDYGGGPIQRCDDHIKGLIQSYVNLIVENTKPDRNTDQRGDLYVGDAGIAYMFLKLHDAGIFGQEALQYAKQYIVNAKALAARYAGRPEERCSFLCGNAGVYAVSAAIAHRHNAKQEMDEDLRCFATGLEVCKRLDFNKNGSDEILFGRAGYLSGVYWLHQTIERKLFSQEILTVICAAVLESGKRHRNSLLPLYYQCYGDDYLGAAHGTSAIMHMLLESPLQLNLSSVEMSLVKNTVDGLLRLQDIEGNFPTTLQDCVRRTRSETLVHWCHGAAGVVYLLAKAYLVFQEQRYLQSCIRSADLVWRKGLLRKGPGICHGVAGSGYVFLLLYRLTSDPKYLHRALKFMEFLTHEEFIRNARNPDCPFSLYEGYAGTVCFLIDLLRPEKAAFPFMDVFEKKF; translated from the exons ATGGGCACTAGATACTTTGCCAATCCGTTTCCGGATTATGGTGGTGGGCCAATACAGCGATGCGATGACCACATCAAGGGATTAATACAGTCCTACGTTAATTTGATAGTTGAAAATACCAAACCGGACCGTAACACAGACCAACGGGGTGACCTATACGTGGGCGATGCGG GCATCGCTTATATGTTCTTAAAGCTACACGACGCGGGCATATTCGGACAGGAAGCGTTGCAGTACGCTAAGCAGTACATAGTAAATGCCAAGGCACTGGCTGCACGGTACGCCGGACGTCCGGAAGAACGTTGCTCGTTTCTGTGTGGAAATGCGGGCGTGTATGCGGTTTCAGCGGCCATTGCCCACCGGCACAATGCCAAGCAAGAGATGGATGAAGATTTGCGTTGCTTTGCGACCGGCCTTGAGGTTTGCAAACGGCTAGACTTTAACAAGAATGGCAGCGATGAGATACTGTTCGGGAGAGCCGGCTATCTGTCGGGAGTCTACTGGCTGCACCAAACCATCGAACGTAAGCTCTTTTCCCAGGAAATTCTCACCGTCATCTGTGCCGCCGTACTCGAGAGTGGCAAACGCCACCGGAACAGTCTTCTACCTCTCTATTATCAGTGCTACGGGGACGATTACCTCGGAGCCGCCCACGGTACCTCGGCCATAATGCACATGCTGCTGGAGTCACCGTTGCAACTGAACCTGAGCAGTGTGGAAATGTCGCTAGTAAAGAACACGGTTGACGGATTGCTTAGGCTGCAGGACATTGAAGGCAACTTTCCGACCACGCTACAGGATTGTGTGAGGCGCACACGCAGCGAAACGCTCGTGCACTGGTGCCACGGTGCGGCAGGCGTAGTTTATCTGTTGGCCAAAGCATATCTGGTGTTTCAAGAGCAGCGCTATTTGCAATCTTGCATCCGCAGCGCGGATCTAGTTTGGCGAAAGGGATTGCTGCGAAAGGGTCCCGGCATCTGCCATGGAGTGGCAGGCAGTGGTTACGTCTTCCTGCTGCTCTATCGGCTCACATCGGATCCGAAATATCTACATCGAGCGTTGAAGTTTATGGAGTTTCTAACGCACGAGGAATTCATCCGCAACGCACGGAATCCGGACTGCCCGTTCAGCTTGTACGAGGGTTACGCCGGGACGGTGTGCTTTCTGATCGATCTGCTGCGCCCGGAAAAGGCCGCCTTTCCGTTTATGGATGTGTTTGAAAAGAAATTCTAA
- the LOC128305368 gene encoding GTP:AMP phosphotransferase AK3, mitochondrial, protein MASGKLFRAIIMGAPGSGKGTVSGRIVKVFHLKHISSGDLLRSNIAKRTELGLIADNYIREGKLVPDIYITKCILNELEQIKSSSWLLDGFPRTREQADDLWNQERIDSVINLDVPFDVIIERIQSRWVHLPSGRVYNVGFNDPKTPGRDDITGEPLSQRPDDNPVAVRKRLEVYDACTRPINEYFNEKGVLVTFKGSTTDEIWPHVKQYLEAKVQ, encoded by the coding sequence ATGGCTAGTGGGAAGCTGTTTCGTGCAATCATCATGGGTGCACCCGGATCGGGCAAAGGAACCGTGTCGGGCCGAATTGTCAAAGTGTTTCACCTGAAGCACATCAGCAGTGGTGATTTGCTGCGATCGAACATCGCGAAGCGCACCGAGTTGGGATTGATCGCCGACAACTACATTCGGGAGGGCAAACTGGTGCCGGATATTTACATAACAAAGTGCATATTGAATGAGCTCGAACAAATTAAGTCCTCCTCGTGGTTGCTGGACGGCTTTCCTCGCACGCGTGAACAAGCGGATGATCTATGGAACCAGGAACGGATCGATTCCGTAATCAATTTAGACGTGCCTTTCGATGTGATCATCGAACGGATTCAGAGTCGCTGGGTACATTTGCCTAGCGGACGAGTGTACAATGTAGGGTTTAATGACCCTAAGACTCCAGGTCGGGATGATATCACTGGGGAACCGCTTAGTCAACGGCCGGACGATAATCCGGTGGCTGTTCGAAAACGTTTAGAGGTGTACGATGCGTGTACGCGCCCCATAAACGAGTACTTCAATGAGAAGGGCGTGTTGGTCACATTCAAGGGGAGCACCACTGACGAAATATGGCCACATGTGAAGCAATATCTCGAAGCGAAGGTACAGTGA
- the LOC128305364 gene encoding tetratricopeptide repeat protein 14 homolog produces MSQQLPLNRVLIQRTVEYHGKPLQKIWESEIQPNELYKLLGIDNGLDFAVYNARQKHFTLQERAKRLKLQQFIVRNANTLYRYYPSASGEPERDYKQSNLFALPPLDAFLETDVAGSATQLLETVQPGDVVYGSITMFKHFAGVLFRPIFIVGSVTSYIRNKSIKGTIAKNELIYPAHRPSKVFFPNDLICCEVIDVAPDVRRLNCSMKRPPGSRAPETIAYGLLTKEDLPELYNLTSQRIDQNYGEFLEKSPSFNDPSCIEQLYQSVGLSSSEYCTNMSSLKGRYPSQEYAAELRNSQNSKWAFRSVAQGIEHFKEGRHAEAFQCLNKALSMDPRNVEGLVARGALYANSGSFKKAVEDFEAALKLNPSHANARKYMGETLVALGRSYEEENRFEEAKKAYQDCLNIIPHHEEAQNSLEFLKSKPFTGKQIVEPTELEIPTLNIVKPSSSDRKKQEPDTSGVDGSGLFGGSSSKRDNDGSRKDRKKDSKKERKKRHKKHHSSSSDSSSASSDSSDSSSDSSSSSSSASSSSSDSSSSRTKKRKRSKNDKKPKSVSPLGKRVTSGGRSGPAAGELVGYPIGGQSGMFGHGSGHGQSGIDDYEQKVRKFLEMPRDEENYEEKVRRFVAEANKYQKERKQMEDKSKKKKKKDEKKAKKESKKKRKSDEKKKSKKKDKGGGGDDDASSGKDKLREALKIFENFPVLDELGSKLSVGGSVAEALSALLGAGSGSSSGGAGSSRAKPTDLLDIDRGAAASVDESGKDGKWRMMFNKDKRPTKEAAPMAATLTAGIGQHPFSNESDEDSLGASAPPPYGTVPKTQQHTDRGSGRFSSRYDDRGGASDKGKPSTVSQMPPVKSGPVVLDKFGNFRLATADTPSTAGGSKPPEPTAAPPMRRSRSKSRTRTYGSSRSRSRSRSERRRSRSGSFRRRFSRSRSRSFSRSRSGSYSRSRSRSRSFERRRFDRRIYRGGRGGGGGGYGGDRMGSFGGNRFNNSRGHYRRGGFRDFRDNRFVGSRGGGGIGGGRDRPPFRPRYRGRFQRSYSRSMSKSPDRRPVSPSDDRSRHHNRRGDSRDRGTAGQHQRGGDSRERSSPPGRRGSSRGDSRDNQRDRDGSRDHHRRSEGRDSSKRSKEDLSSSAVGGGAAAVADAANNSSPDTARADKARQRRSSSAGSQRSSGSTKIPHDIEGRWADDRTNEGDQKKTRRHDTADESAKEEAGMHSSNTLVASSAAVTDDVSLEELEKMLSKARKERKEEMLERNKDMLKKTGGY; encoded by the exons ATGAGTCAACAGCTGCCGCTAAACCGTGTGCTAATTCAACGGACGGTTGAATACCACGGGAAACCATTACAGAAAATATGGGAATCAGAGATTCAGCCGAACGAGCTGTACAAGCTACTCGGTATCGACAATGGGTTGGATTTTGCCGTTTACAACGCGAGACAGAAACACTTCACTCTTCAGGAAAGGGCCAAACGGTTAAAACTGCAACAGTTCATAGTGCGAAATGCGAACACGCTGTACAGATACTACCCATCCGCTTCCGGGGAGCCGGAACGTGATTACAAACAAA GTAACCTGTTTGCCCTACCACCATTGGATGCTTTCTTGGAAACGGATGTAGCTGGCAGCGCAACTCAACTGCTGGAG ACCGTACAACCGGGTGATGTAGTGTATGGCTCAATCACAATGTTCAAGCATTTTGCCGGAGTTCTCTTTCGGCCAATATTTATAGTCGGTAGCGTAACATCTTACATACGAAATAAATCTATTAAG GGTACTATTGCGAAAAACGAACTCATCTATCCAGCCCACCGTCCTTCAAAAGTATTTTTTCCAAATGATCTAATCTGTTGCGAGGTGATCGATGTCGCACCGGACGTCCGGCGCCTTAATTGTTCGATGAAACGCCCCCCGGGCAGTCGAGCCCCGGAAACGATTGCGTACGGGCTGCTTACCAAGGAGGATCTGCCGGAGCTTTACAA CCTCACTTCGCAGCGGATCGACCAAAATTACGGcgagtttttggaaaaatcaccatccTTTAATGATCCGTCGTGCATCGAGCAATTGTATCAATCGGTTGGACTAAGCAGTAGCGAATACTGTACGAATATGTCCAGCTTAAAGGGTAGATATCCATCACAGGAGTATGCAGCAGAATTGCGCAACTCGCAAAACAGCAAATGGGCATTTAG ATCGGTTGCTCAAGGAATTGAGCATTTCAAGGAAGGGCGCCACGCTGAAGCTTTCCAATGTCTCAACAAAGCGTTGAGTATGGATCCACGCAATGTCGAAGGATTGGTGGCACGTGGTGCACTGTATGCCAACAGTGGATCCTTTAAAAAGGCGGTCGAAGACTTCGAAGCGGCACTCAAACTGAATCCTTCGCATGCAAACGCGCGTAAGTACATGGGCGAAACGTTGGTAGCGCTGGGCCGTAGCTACGAGGAAGAGAACCGCTTTGaagaagcaaagaaagcaTACCAGGATTGCCTGAACATTATTCCGCACCATGAAGAGGCCCAGAATTCGCTCGAATTTTTAAAATCGAAACCATTCACCGGCAAACAGATTGTGGAACCGACTGAACTGGAAATTCCAA CATTAAACATTGTAAAACCATCGTCCAGTGATCGCAAAAAACAGGAACCCGACACATCCGGTGTTGATGGTAGTGGTTTGTTCGGAGGCAGTagcagcaagcgagataacGATGGCTCGCGCAAGGATCGTAAAAAAGATAGCAAAAAGGAGCGCAAAAAGCGTCATAAGAAGCACCACAGCAGTTCGAGTGACTCCAGCTCCGCTAGCTCGGATAGTAGCGATTCGAGCAGTGactcgagcagcagcagtagcagcgcATCGTCAAGCAGTTCCG ATTCATCCAGCTCTCGCACTAAAAAGCGCAAACGCTCGAAGAACGATAAGAAACCGAAATCCGTATCGCCGCTTGGCAAACGGGTGACTTCCGGTGGGCGTAGCGGTCCAGCAGCAGGCGAACTTGTCGGTTACCCGATTGGAGGTCAGAGCGGCATGTTTGGACACGGTTCAGGTCACGGGCAATCGGGAATTGATGATTATGAACAGAAG GTGCGCAAGTTTTTAGAAATGCCCCGTGACGAAGAGAACTACGAAGAAAAGGTTCGTAGATTTGTCGCCGAGGCAAACAAGTACCAGAAGGAGCGCAAACAGATGGAAgacaaatcaaagaaaaagaagaagaaggacgAGAAAAAGGCCAAGAAGGAAAGCAAGAAGAAGCGCAAGTCcgatgaaaagaagaaatcgaagaaaaaggacaagggtggtggtggcgacGATGATGCATCCTCGGGCAAGGATAAACTACGTGAAGCTTTGAA aatttttgaaaattttccgGTCCTGGATGAACTTGGCTCGAAACTATCGGTCGGTGGATCGGTTGCAGAAGCCCTGTCCGCCCTTCTTGGTGCGGGGTCCGGCAGTAGTAGTGGAGGAGCCGGAAGCTCCAGAG CTAAACCAACTGATCTGTTAGACATCGATCGAGGAGCAGCGGCTAGTGTGGACGAAAgcggcaaagatggcaaaTGGCGCATGATGTTTAATAAGGACAAACGCCCTACGAAAGAAGCGGCCCCAATGGCCGCCACATTGACAGCGGGAATCGGGCAGCATCCGTTCAGCAATGAGTCGGACGAAGATTCACTTGGTGCCAGCGCACCACCACCGTATGGTACGGTTCCCAAAACACAACAGCATACTGACCGCGGTTCTGGACGATTCAGTAGCCGTTACGATGACCGCGGTGGGGCATCTGATAAGGGAAAACCCTCCACTGTTTCGCAGATGCCACCGGTTAAGTCTGGCCCGGTGGTGCTGGATAAGTTCGGTAACTTCCGCCTAGCAACGGCCGATACCCCGTCCACTGCTGGCGGCTCGAAACCGCCCGAACCGACGGCTGCGCCTCCGATGCGCCGATCGCGCAGTAAATCGCGCACCCGAACTTATGGCAGTTCGCGGTCACGTTCGCGATCGCGCAGCGAGCGTCGACGGTCGCGTTCGGGCAGTTTCCGGCGAAGATTCAGTCGTTCGCGGTCGCGATCGTTCAGTAGATCGCGCTCCGGCAGTTATTCGCGCAgccgatcgcgatcgcgcaGCTTCGAACGTCGTCGCTTTGATCGACGTATTTACCGAGGTGGTCgaggtggtggcggtggaggtTACGGCGGAGATCGTATGGGTTCGTTTGGCGGCAATCGGTTCAATAATTCACGCGGCCATTACAGGCGGGGTGGTTTCCGTGATTTCAGGGACAACCGTTTCGTAGGGAGTCGCGGTGGCGGCGGAATCGGTGGTGGTCGTGATAGGCCCCCGTTTCGGCCACGCTACCGTGGGCGGTTCCAGCGTTCGTACAGTCGCAGCATGAGCAAATCACCCGATCGTAGACCAGTGAGTCCTAGCGATGATCGTTCGCGCCATCACAACCGACGCGGAGATAGCCGTGACCGTGGAACGGCGGGCCAACATCAGCGGGGTGGAGATAGCCGGGAGCGCTCTTCGCCGCCTGGCCGGCGTGGCAGTAGTCGGGGAGATAGTCGCGATAATCAGCGTGATCGTGATGGAAGCCGCGATCACCATCGCCGATCCGAGGGACGCGATTCGTCCAAGCGTTCCAAGGAAGATCTAAGCTCGtctgctgttggtggtggtgctgctgctgtagccGACGCTGCAAACAACAGTTCGCCGGACACAGCTCGTGCCGACAAAGCACGCCAACGCCGCTCATCTTCTGCCGGAAGCCAGCGTTCCAGTGGATCGACCAAAATTCCACATGACATTGAAGGACGCTGGGCTGACGATCGTACGAACGAAGGCGATCAAAAGAAGACACGGCGACACGACACAGCAGATGAATCAGCGAAGGAAGAAGCCGGCATGCATTCGAGCAATACTTTGGTGGCATCCTCGGCAGCTGTCACGGACGATGTTTCGCTGGAGGAACTAGAGAAAATGCTCTCTAAAGCACGCAAGGAACGTAAAGAGGAAATGTTGGAGCGCAACAAAGACATGCTCAAAAAAACCGGTGGGTATTAA
- the LOC128305370 gene encoding fatty acid hydroxylase domain-containing protein 2-like: MIPPVIGIQLMKAHIFTTAIWFPLVILNTIRDHCGYHLPFFPSSEYHDYHHAKFTECFGTFGYLDWLHGTDTKFRKSKQHQRHRTLWGIKLARELYPDSCSI; this comes from the exons ATGATCCCGCCAGTGATCGGCATACAGCTCATGAAGGCGCACATCTTCACCACTGCCATCTGGTTTCCGTTGGTAATCCTTAACACGATTCGGGATCATTGTGGCTACCATTTGCCGTTCTTTCCCAGTTCCGAGTACCAcgattatcatcacgcgaa ATTTACTGAGTGCTTCGGAACGTTCGGGTATCTCGATTGGTTGCACGGGACGGACACAAAGTTCCGGAAGTCAAAGCAGCACCAGCGTCATCGTACACTTTGGGGCATTAAATTGGCCCGAGAGTTGTATCCGGATAG CTGTTCTATTTAA